One part of the Streptococcus sp. oral taxon 431 genome encodes these proteins:
- a CDS encoding DUF805 domain-containing protein, whose amino-acid sequence MINAYKNFFKGYVDFTGRSKRSEYWWIWLTNMILLVPFYSAYFKALANPRNETALMALGGIAIIYMIFGLALMLPMLALTVRRLRDAGFHWALIFVIFIPMVGPLALLALLAMPTKQVEVVTINETEEVVEVSPFEESDKN is encoded by the coding sequence ATGATTAACGCATATAAGAATTTCTTTAAAGGTTATGTAGATTTTACAGGTCGTTCAAAACGCTCAGAGTATTGGTGGATTTGGTTAACAAACATGATCCTCCTTGTCCCTTTTTACTCAGCATATTTTAAGGCACTAGCAAATCCAAGAAATGAGACTGCTCTTATGGCCTTGGGTGGAATTGCTATTATCTATATGATTTTCGGGCTAGCCTTAATGTTACCTATGTTAGCTTTGACAGTTCGTCGTCTACGTGATGCTGGTTTCCACTGGGCTCTAATCTTTGTCATTTTTATTCCTATGGTTGGACCTCTTGCCCTTTTAGCTTTGTTAGCTATGCCAACGAAACAAGTAGAAGTAGTAACAATCAATGAAACTGAAGAAGTTGTAGAAGTTTCACCATTCGAAGAATCAGACAAAAACTAA
- the mnmG gene encoding tRNA uridine-5-carboxymethylaminomethyl(34) synthesis enzyme MnmG, which produces MTYNFTEEYDIIVIGAGHAGVEASLAASRMGCKVLLATINIEMLAFMPCNPSIGGSAKGIVVREVDALGGEMAKTIDKTYIQMKMLNTGKGPAVRALRAQADKELYSKEMRKTVENQDNLTLRQTMIDEILVEDGKVVGVRTATHQEYAAKAVIVTTGTALRGEIIIGDLKYSSGPNHSLASINLADNLKELGLEIGRFKTGTPPRVKASSINYDVTEIQPGDEAPNHFSYTSRDEDYVKDQVPCWLTYTNGTSHEIIQNNLHRAPMFTGVVKGVGPRYCPSIEDKIVRFADKERHQLFLEPEGRNTEEVYVQGLSTSLPEDVQRELVHSIKGLENAEMMRTGYAIEYDMVLPHQLRATLETKKISGLFTAGQTNGTSGYEEAAGQGIIAGINAALKIQGKPELILKRSDGYIGVMIDDLVTKGTIEPYRLLTSRAEYRLILRHDNADMRLTEMGREIGLVDDERWARFEIKKNQFDNEMKRLDSIKLKPVKETNAKVEAMGFKPLTDAVTAKEFLRRPEVSYQDVVAFIGPAAEELDDKIIELIETEIKYEGYISKAMDQVAKMKRMEEKRIPANIDWDDIDSIATEARQKFKLINPETIGQASRISGVNPADISILMVYLEGKNRSISKNLEKKAD; this is translated from the coding sequence ATGACTTATAATTTTACGGAAGAATACGATATTATTGTAATCGGTGCGGGACATGCGGGGGTCGAAGCTTCCCTAGCTGCTAGCCGTATGGGTTGCAAGGTCTTGCTTGCGACTATCAACATTGAAATGTTAGCTTTCATGCCATGTAATCCGTCTATTGGTGGTTCTGCCAAGGGGATTGTTGTGCGTGAGGTAGATGCCCTTGGTGGCGAAATGGCTAAGACCATTGACAAGACTTATATCCAGATGAAGATGCTTAACACAGGGAAGGGACCAGCTGTCCGTGCCCTTCGTGCGCAGGCTGATAAGGAACTTTACTCTAAGGAGATGCGCAAGACGGTTGAAAATCAAGACAATCTAACCCTTCGTCAAACCATGATTGATGAGATTTTGGTGGAAGATGGCAAGGTTGTCGGTGTTCGTACAGCAACCCATCAAGAGTATGCTGCCAAGGCTGTTATCGTGACCACAGGGACAGCCCTCCGTGGGGAAATCATCATCGGAGACCTCAAGTACTCGTCAGGTCCTAACCACAGTCTGGCTTCTATTAACCTAGCTGATAATCTCAAGGAACTTGGACTTGAAATCGGTCGTTTCAAGACAGGAACACCTCCACGTGTCAAGGCTTCCTCTATCAACTACGATGTGACAGAGATTCAGCCAGGAGACGAAGCGCCAAATCACTTTTCATACACTTCACGTGATGAGGACTATGTCAAGGATCAAGTGCCGTGCTGGTTGACCTATACCAATGGTACCAGTCATGAGATTATCCAAAACAACCTCCATCGTGCGCCTATGTTTACAGGTGTGGTTAAGGGAGTGGGACCTCGTTACTGTCCATCGATTGAGGACAAGATTGTGCGCTTTGCGGACAAGGAACGTCACCAACTCTTCCTTGAACCAGAAGGTCGCAATACAGAGGAAGTTTATGTTCAAGGACTTTCAACCAGTCTGCCTGAGGATGTCCAGCGTGAGCTGGTTCATTCCATCAAAGGTTTGGAAAATGCAGAGATGATGCGGACAGGTTATGCCATTGAGTATGATATGGTCTTGCCTCATCAGTTACGTGCGACTCTGGAAACCAAGAAAATCTCAGGACTTTTCACAGCTGGTCAGACAAATGGAACGTCAGGTTACGAAGAAGCTGCTGGTCAGGGAATTATTGCTGGTATCAACGCGGCTCTGAAAATCCAAGGCAAGCCTGAATTGATTTTGAAGCGCAGTGATGGTTATATCGGGGTGATGATCGACGACTTGGTGACCAAGGGAACCATTGAACCCTACCGTCTCTTGACCAGTCGTGCTGAGTACCGTCTCATTCTCCGCCATGACAATGCTGATATGCGTTTGACTGAGATGGGACGCGAGATTGGACTTGTGGACGATGAACGCTGGGCTCGTTTTGAAATCAAGAAAAATCAATTTGACAATGAGATGAAGCGTTTGGATAGCATCAAACTCAAGCCAGTCAAGGAAACCAATGCTAAGGTTGAAGCAATGGGCTTCAAACCATTGACAGATGCAGTCACTGCCAAGGAGTTCCTCCGTCGTCCAGAAGTCTCTTACCAAGATGTGGTAGCCTTTATTGGACCTGCTGCTGAAGAGTTAGATGACAAGATTATCGAATTGATTGAAACAGAAATCAAGTACGAAGGCTACATCTCAAAAGCCATGGATCAGGTTGCCAAGATGAAACGCATGGAAGAAAAACGTATTCCAGCCAACATCGACTGGGATGACATTGATTCCATCGCGACTGAGGCTCGCCAGAAGTTCAAACTCATTAATCCAGAAACCATCGGTCAAGCTAGCCGTATTTCTGGGGTTAACCCAGCAGATATCTCCATTCTTATGGTGTACCTGGAAGGTAAAAATCGAAGCATTTCAAAAAATTTAGAAAAAAAGGCTGACTAA
- a CDS encoding DUF805 domain-containing protein has translation MFRAYINFLKGYVDFVGHSTRPDFWWVWLMNHILFLPLYILIFNKEINQGPSLNFTLVILICMIYALLALLLLLPTLALKIRRLRDGGFHWAFIFLHFVPMVGRFALLVLLAMPSKEVEIVTINRPNEVESEEASPFE, from the coding sequence TTGTTTAGGGCTTATATAAATTTTTTAAAAGGTTATGTAGATTTTGTAGGACACTCAACACGTCCTGACTTCTGGTGGGTTTGGTTGATGAATCATATCTTGTTCCTACCCCTGTATATCCTTATCTTCAATAAAGAGATAAACCAGGGTCCTTCTCTGAACTTTACTTTAGTTATCCTGATATGCATGATTTATGCCCTTTTAGCTTTACTCCTTCTGTTGCCTACTTTAGCGTTAAAGATTCGCCGTTTGCGTGATGGAGGTTTCCACTGGGCCTTTATCTTCCTTCACTTTGTTCCAATGGTTGGACGTTTTGCGCTATTAGTTCTGCTAGCTATGCCAAGTAAGGAAGTAGAAATAGTAACAATCAATAGACCTAATGAAGTTGAAAGCGAAGAAGCTTCGCCTTTTGAATAA
- a CDS encoding HAD hydrolase-like protein: MSSISAIFFDLDGTLVDSSIGIHNGFTYTFDQLGVSSPGAKIIRGFMGPPLETSFASCLPTEQIEEAIQLYRSYYKEKGVYEAQLFPHIKDLLVELAEHYPLYITTTKNTPTAVDMTSNFGIDHFFDGIYGSSPQALHKADVIRQALETHHLAPETVVIIGDTKFDMIGAQETGIKKLAVTWGFGEERDLMGYNPDWIAHQPTDILQHLQLKR; this comes from the coding sequence ATGTCATCTATATCTGCTATCTTTTTTGACTTAGATGGAACGCTAGTGGATAGTTCTATCGGTATCCATAATGGTTTCACCTATACCTTTGACCAACTTGGAGTTTCTAGTCCTGGTGCCAAAATCATTCGAGGTTTTATGGGGCCCCCACTAGAAACCAGCTTTGCTAGTTGTTTGCCGACTGAGCAGATAGAGGAAGCCATCCAGCTCTATCGCTCTTATTATAAGGAAAAAGGTGTGTACGAAGCCCAACTCTTTCCACATATCAAAGATTTACTCGTAGAACTAGCTGAGCATTATCCTCTTTATATCACTACTACGAAGAATACACCAACCGCCGTTGACATGACTAGCAATTTTGGGATTGACCACTTTTTTGATGGCATTTATGGTTCAAGCCCTCAGGCCCTACACAAGGCTGATGTCATTCGTCAAGCTCTGGAAACTCATCATCTAGCTCCCGAAACAGTCGTTATTATCGGAGATACCAAGTTTGATATGATTGGTGCCCAAGAAACTGGCATTAAAAAACTAGCGGTAACCTGGGGATTTGGTGAGGAGAGAGACCTCATGGGCTATAATCCTGACTGGATTGCTCACCAGCCGACAGACATTTTACAGCATCTACAATTAAAACGTTAA
- the mnmA gene encoding tRNA 2-thiouridine(34) synthase MnmA, whose product MSDNSKTRVVVGMSGGVDSSVTALLLKEQGYDVIGIFMKNWDDTDENGVCTATEDYKDVAAVADQLGIPYYSVNFEKEYWDRVFEYFLAEYRAGRTPNPDVMCNKEIKFKAFLDYAMTLGADYVATGHYARVARDEDGIVHMLRGVDNGKDQTYFLSQLSQEQLQKTMFPLGHLEKPEVRRLAEEAGLATAKKKDSTGICFIGEKNFKEFLSNYLPAQPGRMMTVDGRDMGEHAGLMYYTIGQRGGLGIGGQHGGDNAPWFVVGKDLSQNILYVGQGFYHDSLMSTSLEASQVHFTRDMPEEFTLECTAKFRYRQPDSKVTVHVKGDKAEVIFAEPQRAITPGQAVVFYDGEECLGGGLIDNAYRDGQVCQYI is encoded by the coding sequence ATGAGTGATAACTCTAAAACACGTGTTGTCGTGGGGATGAGTGGTGGTGTCGATTCGTCGGTGACGGCTCTCTTGCTCAAGGAGCAGGGCTACGATGTAATCGGTATCTTCATGAAGAACTGGGACGACACAGATGAAAACGGCGTCTGTACGGCGACCGAAGATTACAAGGATGTGGCTGCAGTAGCAGATCAGCTCGGCATCCCTTACTACTCTGTCAACTTTGAAAAAGAGTACTGGGACCGCGTTTTTGAGTATTTTCTAGCGGAATATCGTGCAGGACGCACGCCAAATCCAGATGTTATGTGTAACAAGGAAATCAAGTTTAAGGCCTTTTTGGACTATGCCATGACCTTGGGAGCAGACTATGTAGCGACTGGGCACTATGCCCGTGTGGCGCGTGATGAGGATGGCATCGTTCACATGCTTCGTGGCGTGGACAATGGCAAGGATCAGACCTATTTCCTCAGCCAACTTTCGCAAGAACAACTCCAAAAGACTATGTTCCCTTTGGGACATTTGGAAAAACCTGAAGTTCGCAGACTAGCAGAAGAAGCAGGTCTTGCAACTGCTAAGAAGAAAGATTCAACAGGAATTTGCTTTATCGGAGAAAAGAACTTTAAAGAATTTCTCAGCAACTACCTACCAGCACAGCCTGGTCGCATGATGACTGTGGATGGTCGCGATATGGGAGAGCATGCTGGTCTTATGTATTATACAATCGGTCAGCGTGGCGGACTCGGGATCGGTGGGCAACACGGTGGTGACAATGCACCTTGGTTTGTTGTCGGTAAAGATTTGAGCCAAAACATCCTCTATGTAGGCCAAGGATTCTACCATGATTCGCTCATGTCAACAAGCTTAGAGGCTAGTCAAGTCCACTTTACTCGTGATATGCCAGAGGAGTTTACGCTAGAATGTACGGCTAAATTCCGCTACCGTCAGCCTGATTCTAAGGTGACCGTCCATGTCAAAGGAGACAAGGCAGAGGTTATCTTTGCGGAACCACAACGCGCCATCACACCAGGTCAGGCAGTTGTCTTTTACGATGGTGAAGAGTGTCTAGGTGGTGGCTTGATTGACAATGCCTACCGCGATGGACAAGTTTGTCAGTACATTTAA
- a CDS encoding helix-turn-helix domain-containing protein, producing the protein MRYDFGKVYKDIRESKGLTQEEVCGKVLSRTSLSKFESGKATPKYENMEFLLRQINMSFEEFEYICHLYQPSQRTEIMQTYLNTSSIFGTSSLVNLFETCQDYLKIHHDLPIEEIRDMLEVVIYIRQHGTGQLSIQVEQTVKKLWEKIEKQDTWYESDLKILNTILFSFPIEHLHLITEQILQRLEEYKNYRHLYELRMAILLNLSTIYLYNQDKNTCQQICYTLLEDAKKKRRYDILAITYVRIGICTSNDHLIQKGFFLLELTDETSMLSHLKKEVETCYQAKEI; encoded by the coding sequence ATGCGCTATGATTTCGGAAAAGTATATAAAGACATACGTGAGTCAAAAGGATTGACCCAAGAAGAGGTCTGTGGAAAGGTCCTTTCAAGAACCAGCCTTTCCAAGTTTGAAAGTGGCAAGGCAACTCCCAAATATGAAAACATGGAGTTTCTTCTCCGTCAAATCAATATGAGTTTTGAAGAGTTTGAATACATCTGCCATCTCTATCAGCCAAGCCAGCGAACAGAAATCATGCAAACCTATCTCAATACGAGTTCCATCTTTGGTACCAGTAGTCTAGTCAATTTATTTGAAACATGCCAAGACTATCTCAAGATCCATCACGATCTCCCTATAGAGGAAATCAGAGATATGCTGGAAGTTGTTATTTATATCCGTCAACACGGTACAGGACAGCTTTCAATCCAAGTGGAACAAACGGTCAAAAAGCTTTGGGAAAAAATTGAAAAACAAGATACATGGTATGAAAGTGACCTAAAAATCCTCAATACCATCCTTTTCAGCTTTCCCATTGAACACCTCCATCTGATTACTGAACAAATCTTGCAGCGCTTGGAAGAATATAAAAACTATCGACATTTATATGAATTACGAATGGCAATCCTACTCAATCTGTCCACCATTTACTTGTACAATCAAGATAAAAATACCTGTCAACAAATCTGCTACACCTTACTAGAGGATGCTAAGAAAAAGAGAAGATACGATATTTTGGCTATCACTTATGTTCGAATAGGTATTTGTACTAGTAATGATCATCTTATTCAAAAGGGCTTCTTCCTTCTGGAGTTAACTGATGAAACCTCAATGCTATCTCACCTCAAAAAGGAAGTAGAGACCTGTTATCAAGCAAAGGAAATATAA
- a CDS encoding SseB family protein produces the protein MFQFFKKKTAKKEKSMTLSDYKKEYLREKTTESIEALFKELKQARVWVPFNPYLMDESDEQEGARLKPDILQKGDDYFYPCFLEIQDIPKDYYDRFSWLQLPLTDCLFAAEGMESLPVRGIVLDAFSDPVEIDKGAFEAIRQS, from the coding sequence ATGTTTCAGTTTTTTAAGAAAAAAACGGCTAAAAAAGAGAAGTCAATGACTCTCTCGGACTATAAAAAAGAGTATTTGAGGGAGAAAACGACAGAGTCGATAGAGGCCTTGTTTAAGGAATTGAAGCAAGCTAGAGTCTGGGTTCCCTTCAATCCTTATCTGATGGATGAGAGTGACGAACAAGAAGGTGCTCGCCTAAAACCGGATATTCTGCAAAAGGGAGATGACTACTTTTATCCTTGCTTCTTAGAAATTCAGGACATCCCCAAGGACTATTATGACCGATTTTCTTGGTTGCAATTGCCTCTTACGGACTGTTTGTTTGCTGCGGAAGGGATGGAGAGTCTTCCTGTGAGAGGGATTGTTCTGGATGCCTTTTCTGACCCAGTTGAGATTGACAAAGGAGCTTTTGAAGCAATTCGCCAATCATAG
- a CDS encoding NUDIX hydrolase — MMVKLIAHVLVHSGGDYLLIQRSEIKRGQPNVYPTYWDIPGGGVEKGELPRDGALRECVEEAGVRLDSSSLKLLHEDSQLDTSKDTVFTRLVYKAEWVGEKPIIRLDPQEHTHFKWVTMAQALEEEKLVPYLREIFERLRNDL, encoded by the coding sequence ATGATGGTTAAGCTTATTGCCCATGTGCTTGTTCATAGTGGTGGTGATTATTTGCTCATTCAGCGTTCGGAAATTAAAAGAGGACAACCCAACGTTTATCCAACTTACTGGGATATTCCTGGTGGCGGGGTTGAAAAGGGTGAACTTCCGCGAGATGGAGCTCTTAGAGAATGTGTTGAAGAAGCGGGAGTTAGGCTAGACAGCAGTTCGCTCAAGCTTCTTCACGAAGATAGTCAACTGGATACCTCTAAGGACACTGTCTTTACTCGCTTAGTTTATAAAGCAGAGTGGGTTGGGGAGAAGCCAATTATCAGATTAGATCCTCAAGAGCATACGCACTTTAAATGGGTTACTATGGCTCAAGCTCTAGAGGAGGAGAAGTTAGTTCCTTATTTGCGAGAAATTTTTGAAAGGTTAAGAAATGACTTATAA
- the sdaAB gene encoding L-serine ammonia-lyase, iron-sulfur-dependent subunit beta — translation MQSLRFQSVFDIIGPVMIGPSSSHTAGAVRIGKIVSSIFDDTPTEVEFQLFNSFAKTYRGHGTDLALVAGILGMDTDDPEIPNSLEIAHKRGIKIVWTIQKDSNAPHPNTTKITVKNEHKTISVTGISIGGGNIQVTELNGFAVSLNMNTPTIIIVHQDVPGMIAHVTEALSRFDINIAQMNVTREKAGEKAIMIIEVDSRNCDESIEEIRKIPHLHNVNFFQ, via the coding sequence ATGCAATCACTTCGTTTTCAATCTGTCTTTGATATCATTGGACCAGTCATGATTGGCCCATCTAGTAGTCACACGGCAGGAGCTGTTCGTATCGGTAAAATCGTCTCTTCTATCTTTGACGATACTCCAACCGAGGTTGAGTTCCAGCTTTTTAATTCTTTTGCAAAAACCTATCGCGGGCATGGAACCGATTTAGCCCTTGTCGCTGGAATTCTGGGAATGGACACAGATGATCCAGAAATTCCAAATAGTTTAGAAATCGCCCACAAGCGTGGCATCAAAATAGTCTGGACTATCCAGAAAGACAGTAATGCCCCTCACCCAAACACTACGAAAATCACTGTTAAGAATGAGCACAAGACCATCAGTGTAACAGGAATTTCAATCGGGGGTGGTAATATCCAAGTGACAGAGCTCAATGGTTTTGCGGTATCCCTCAACATGAACACTCCTACCATCATCATCGTTCATCAAGATGTTCCAGGTATGATTGCTCACGTAACAGAGGCCCTCTCTCGCTTTGACATCAATATCGCTCAGATGAATGTAACTCGAGAAAAGGCTGGCGAAAAAGCCATTATGATTATCGAAGTTGATAGTCGCAACTGTGATGAATCTATCGAAGAAATTCGCAAAATTCCTCATTTGCACAATGTCAATTTCTTTCAATAG
- the sdaAA gene encoding L-serine ammonia-lyase, iron-sulfur-dependent, subunit alpha, whose amino-acid sequence MFYSIKELVQQAELDFQGNVAELMIRTEFELTGREREEVLLLMERNLEVMKASVELGLSEKKSRSGLTGGDAAKLDHYIKKEKTLSDFTVLSAARNAIAVNEHNAKMGLVCATPTAGSAGCLPAVLTSAIQKLNLTHEQQLDFLFAAGAFGLVIANNASISGAEGGCQAEVGSASAMSAAALTLAAGGTPYQASQAIAFVIKNMLGLICDPVAGLVEVPCVKRNAMGASFAFIAADMALAGIESKIPVDEVIDAMYQVGSSLPTAFRETAEGGLAATPTGRRLQKEIFGE is encoded by the coding sequence ATGTTTTACTCTATCAAAGAATTAGTCCAACAAGCTGAACTTGATTTTCAAGGCAATGTTGCTGAACTCATGATTAGGACTGAGTTTGAATTGACTGGACGCGAGCGCGAAGAAGTTCTCCTTCTCATGGAGCGCAACCTTGAAGTCATGAAGGCTTCTGTAGAACTTGGACTTAGCGAGAAGAAATCTCGTAGCGGCTTAACAGGTGGAGATGCTGCCAAGCTTGACCACTACATCAAAAAAGAAAAGACCCTATCAGACTTCACTGTCTTGTCTGCCGCCCGTAACGCCATTGCCGTTAATGAGCACAATGCCAAGATGGGTCTTGTTTGTGCGACACCAACCGCAGGTAGCGCAGGTTGTCTTCCTGCAGTTCTCACATCTGCTATTCAAAAACTCAATCTAACTCATGAACAACAACTAGACTTCTTATTCGCTGCAGGTGCTTTTGGACTCGTGATTGCTAACAACGCTTCTATCTCGGGAGCCGAAGGTGGCTGCCAGGCCGAAGTCGGTTCAGCTTCAGCCATGAGTGCCGCTGCCCTAACTCTAGCTGCAGGCGGAACGCCTTATCAAGCGAGTCAGGCTATCGCCTTCGTTATCAAAAACATGCTCGGCCTAATCTGTGATCCCGTTGCAGGTTTGGTTGAAGTTCCTTGTGTCAAGCGGAATGCCATGGGAGCAAGCTTCGCCTTCATCGCAGCCGATATGGCTCTGGCTGGTATCGAATCAAAAATTCCAGTTGATGAGGTCATTGACGCCATGTATCAAGTAGGATCTAGCCTCCCAACTGCCTTTCGTGAAACTGCTGAAGGGGGGCTCGCTGCCACACCTACAGGTCGTCGCCTTCAAAAAGAAATCTTCGGCGAATAA
- a CDS encoding LysM peptidoglycan-binding domain-containing protein: MKSTTNKIKTGLVGVAAALAFLAPSLAFAQETTTYTVKSGDTLSGIAEKYNTTVEKLAEKNKIKDIHLIYVDQVLVIDGEAPATSTTLAATAEAPVAAPAATETTTYEAPAASVTVAEETVATTETSASTSTVSGSEAEAKEWIAQKESGGSYTATNGRYIGRYQLTDSYLNGDYSAENQERVADAYVAGRYGSWSAAKNFWLNNGWY, from the coding sequence ATGAAATCAACAACTAACAAAATTAAAACAGGACTTGTAGGAGTAGCAGCAGCACTTGCTTTCCTTGCACCATCACTTGCTTTTGCACAAGAAACAACAACTTACACAGTAAAATCAGGTGACACTCTATCAGGAATCGCTGAAAAATACAATACAACTGTTGAAAAATTGGCAGAAAAAAATAAGATTAAAGATATTCATTTGATCTATGTAGACCAAGTATTGGTTATTGATGGTGAAGCACCAGCAACTTCAACTACTTTAGCTGCGACAGCAGAAGCTCCAGTAGCAGCACCTGCAGCTACTGAAACAACAACTTATGAAGCGCCAGCAGCAAGTGTAACTGTTGCAGAAGAAACCGTTGCTACAACAGAAACTTCAGCATCAACTTCAACCGTCAGCGGATCTGAAGCAGAAGCTAAAGAATGGATCGCTCAAAAAGAATCAGGCGGTAGCTACACAGCTACAAACGGACGTTACATCGGACGTTACCAATTGACAGATTCATACTTGAACGGTGACTACTCAGCTGAAAACCAAGAACGTGTAGCAGATGCTTACGTTGCAGGACGTTACGGTTCATGGTCAGCTGCTAAAAACTTCTGGCTTAACAACGGCTGGTACTAA
- a CDS encoding NUDIX hydrolase, translating to MTQQDFRIKVENTVFGVRATALIVQNHKLLVTKDKDKYYTIGGAIQVNERTEDAVVREVREELGVKAQAGQLAFVVENRFEQDGVSYHNIEFHYLVDLLEDAPLTMREDEKTQPCEWIDLDQLQNIQLVPAFLKTALPDWDGQLRHIHLKE from the coding sequence ATGACTCAACAAGACTTTCGGATAAAAGTAGAAAATACGGTTTTTGGAGTTCGGGCGACAGCCTTGATTGTCCAAAATCACAAGCTTCTAGTTACCAAAGACAAGGACAAGTATTACACTATTGGTGGTGCGATTCAAGTCAATGAGAGAACGGAAGATGCGGTAGTCCGTGAAGTGAGGGAAGAACTGGGTGTCAAAGCTCAAGCTGGGCAACTAGCTTTTGTAGTTGAAAATCGTTTTGAACAGGACGGTGTTTCCTATCACAACATCGAGTTTCATTATCTAGTGGATTTGCTTGAAGATGCCCCGTTGACCATGCGGGAAGATGAGAAAACGCAACCCTGTGAGTGGATTGACTTGGACCAGCTCCAGAATATTCAGCTAGTTCCGGCATTTTTAAAAACCGCCTTACCAGATTGGGACGGACAATTACGACACATCCATCTTAAGGAATAG